GTGTGTTTGCCGGCATGTTCCCACGTGTCTTAATTAGTTCGTTAGGGTCAATATACGATTTAACAATTTATAATGCAGCATCAGGGGATTATGCACTAAAACTGATGACGTATTTTTCAATTGCTATATTGCCATTTGTATTGGGAAGTCAAATATGGAGTTTTTATGTGTTTAGACAACCTGTTAAGTCAGATAAAGATTTGGAGTACTAATGAAAAGAAAAAGAGGACTTCCGTCGTATCCTGGTAGCCGAGTTTTATATGTAGTGCTAACAATCATTAGCATTTTAGAAGCTTTTAGTATTATTGCACAAACAGTGTTTTTAGCGCGGGCTATTACGTTCCTATTTCAGGGGGAAGCAGTGCAATCTGTGTTAAATGAAACTGTTTATTTCGGAATCGCGTTTGCAGTACGTCACTTGCTAGTTCGAATATCGCAAATATTAGTGGAACGTTTTGCTGAAAAAACAGGATCGCTACTGAGAAAACAATTAATAGAGGCATATTTCACATTAGGTCCACGGTATGTTCAAACTACTGGAACAGGTCATCTGGTTACCTTATCAATAGAGGGTATTGAGAAATTTAAAACATATATTGAATTAACTATTCCTAAAATGATTAGAAGTAGTATCGTACCGGGACTAATTGTACTATATGTTTTTACACTAGATATGGAGTCTGGAATCATTTTAGTTGTAACGATTCCTATCGTAATTGTTTTTATGATCCTACTAGGATTAGCAGCGCAGAAAATGGCGGATAGCCAATATGAAACATATCGTGTTCTTTCTAATCATTTTGTAGATACGTTAAAAGGATTAGAAACATTAAAGTATTTAGGTCAAAGTAAACAACACGAAGGAAAGATTGAAAAAGTAAGTAAAAGATATAGAAAAGCAACGATGCGTACTTTGCGGGTTGCTTTTCTTTCTTCATTTGCATTAGATTTCTTTACGAGTTTATCAATCGCATTTGTAGCGGTCGGATTAGGTATACGTTTAATAGATGGGACAATTGTACTATTACCATCCCTTACGATTTTAATTTTAGCTCCGGAATATTTCTTACCGATTAAACAAGTTGGAGCAAATTATCATGCTACATTAGATGGACAACTTGCAATGGAGCAAATAGAAGAGATTTTACAGCGACAAAAAGAAATAGGGAAGAAAGAATCTAATGTAGATCTAATATGGAATTCCTCTAGTAACTTGAAATTACAAGATGTAAAAGTAAAGAATGATGAATCTGAAAAAGCTATATTAGAGGAAATTGATTTTACTTGGAATGGAAATGGCGCTATAGGCGTGATTGGTGAAAGTGGGGCAGGGAAATCGACGTTAATCGACGTATTAGCTGGATTTTTAACTCCTTCGAGTGGAAAGATGATTGTAAATGGTGTGGAAATTGACGGGTCTACTCGTGAAGAGTGGCAAAAGAATATTGCTTATATTCCGCAGCAACCTTATATTTTCCCGCTTTCATTAAAAGATAACATTTGTTTCTATGAAACAAATACAACTGATGAAGAAGTGGAAAGAGTTATTAATGAAGTCGGTCTTCGTTCACTTGTTACATCGCTTCCGAATGGAATGTATGAAAGAATTGGAGAAGGTGGGCGTATGCTTAGTGGCGGACAAGAACAACGTGTCGCAATGGCGCGAGCCCTTTTAAGTAAAAAGCCAATTATTTTATTAGACGAGCCTACGGCACATCTTGATATTGAAACTGAATTTGAAATAAAGCAAGCGATGTTACGTCTGTTTGAAGGTAAGTTAGTATTTCTTGCAACACATCGTCTTCACTGGATGAAACAAATGGATCATATTCTTATTTTAAATAAAGGGGAAATGATAGAAAGTGGAACCTATGAAGAACTTGTAAAGAATGAGACATTACATGTTCACAGGAAAGAGAGGGGATAGAGATGAGTAACTGGATTAAACCGTATGTACAGCAAAATAAAGGTAGAATGACTGTAACTATTTTCCTTGGTCTGCTTGGAGTTAGTTCAGGTGCAATGCTACTTTTCATTTCAGGTTATTTAATCTCTAAATCTGCTCTTAGACCAGAAAATGTAATGGCAGTTTATGTACCTATCGTTGCAACACGTGCGTTTAGTATAGGACAAGCGGTATTTCATTATTTAGAGCGTTTAGTTGGACACGATGTTGTATTACGCATATTAGAAAAGATGAGAACGAAACTATATGGGATAGTAGAACCACAGGCGTTATTTTTCCGTTCGCGATTCCAAACGGGTGATATGTTAGGGGTATTATCCGAAGATATAGAGCATTTACAAAACCTATATTTACGTACAATATTTCCTAGCATATTAGCATTAGTTGTATATAGCATATTCGTACTTGTTATTGGTTCATTTGACGTAGTGTTTGCACTTATTGCAGGGTGTATGCTAGCGATTATCGTTTTTCTTCTTCCATTTATATCATTACTTTTGATGAAGAAACATCATGTTACTTTAAAGCAAGGAAGAAACCGTTTGTACCAACAACTAACAGATGCTGTTTTTGGATTATCTGATTGGCAAGCAAGTGGTAGAAAAGATGAATTCATTGCTAAGTATGTAGAACAAAATGATCAGTTGTTAAAAATCGAGAAAAGAATGAAGCGTTGGAATCATATTCGGGACAGTATCATTCAATTAGTAGTAGGGATTGTAGTCATTTCAATGATCGTATGGACTGGAAATGAGGCGGCAAGTGAACTGATTGCACCTACTGTTATTGCGGCTTTCGTCTTAATGACGTTATCTGTCACAAACGCGCTTATTCCTCTTTCAGATGCCATCGATCGCATTCCATCGTATGTAGAATCTGCTCATCGTCTAAATCAAGTAGAAGGTAAAGATACATTACAGTATGAAGAGGAATTACATGGAGATAAAGAGTATGTTGCATCAAAACATATAGATATTGAATTAAATCATGTATCGTATAGTTATCCAGATAGCAATGAATTTGTATTGAAAGACGTATCATTACAAATAAAAGCAGGGAAGAAAATCGCCATTTTAGGAAGAAGCGGAACAGGAAAATCAACTTTATTAAAACTGTTAACAGGTGCGCTAAGCCCATTACATGGTAAAGTTTTATTGAATAGTGAACATGCTCACACGAATCTTTTATCAAAATATATTTCTGTATTGAATCAAAAGCCGCATTTATTCGATACGACAATTGGAAATAATGTAAGGATAGGCAAACCAGAGGCAACAGATGAAGAGATATGGAAAGCTTTAGAGAAAGCACAATTAGCTTCGCATATTGCTTCTCTTCCAGATGGATTACAAACGAAAATGCATGAGATGGGAAAAAGATTTTCTGGCGGGGAAAGACAACGAGTTGCATTTGCAAGAACGCTAATGCAAGAAGCACCAATCATTGTACTAGATGAACCTACAATCGGCTTAGACCCAAAGACAGAATTATCTTTAATAGAAATAATGTTTTCTGCAACGGAAGAAAAGACAGTAATTTGGATTACGCACCATCTTGTAGGCATTGAGCATGTTGATGAAGTAATATTCCTTGATCGTGGTCAAATTGTGATGCAAGGTAGTCATGAACAACTTCTGAAAGAAAATGAGAAGTATAGACAGCTTTATGAACTTGATAAAGGAATATAGTTTCATTTAGTAGTTGGTTTTTTTAAAGTATTCATTCTTCATAAAAAAGAATGAATGCTTTTTATTTATATCCCGCTATTTGCCGGGCAGTAAAACCTCACCTCAAAATTCAGGGAAAGCAAAGAAGTTAGATTAGGGCCTCGCTGTCAGTAAAAAAACAATTGAGAATGACTGATTAAAGCTTCATTTTATGATAGAACAGAGTATATCTTAACTTGTTATGTTTTAAATTTTGCTGACCAAGGCAATACTGAGCCATAGTGAATGTAAAGTTGGAGGGCGAGCGTATATGTTTGATGAAGATGGGATAGTTTTAATTATGGAACCAGCTGATGAAAGGAACTTGAGGAGATTTATTTTTTCAGTGCCAAAATCAGTGTATGAAAAGAAGGGGCTTACATTACACTACGGAACAGCTATAGGACAAGGATATATGGATATAATTGAAGATATTATTAGCGTACATATAGAAATAGATGTGGTAACTGTAATCGGGCATGTAAGCGGATAAATAGCTATTTGAAAAAAGGTTTTAAGTAATTTAGATAGAAGTTATGATAGAGAAAATTGCAGATAATTATAAAAATGGAGGGAGCCTAAAATGAAAATAAAATCAATTTTATTAGCATGTATAGTCTCAATTGGATTAATGGGATGTTCACTAGTAGAGGAAGGAAAGAACTCCCTAGATTATGCGCAAAAAGCGACAGACTATGTAAATGAAATAAGTGCATTTGCAAATGATGCACCAGCATTAGCAGAAAAGGCCGTTAATGATAGCGAAGCTCGAAAACAATTAGAAACGAAACTTAGTGAAATTAAACAAGACATACCCGCATTCAATGAATTAACGCCACCTGATGTAGCAAAGGATCTTCATCAGCAAATTGTCGGATATAATGAAAAGTTAAATACGTTAATTGATACGGCGATGACAAAGATAGAAGAAGGAAAAGTGGATGTAGAGCAATTTAAAAACTCTGAGCTTATGCAGACGGTAGATCAAGTTCGAGATTTGAAAGATAAGATACAAAATTTAGGGCAATAATGAAAGGCTCCGGTTGTAATAACGGAGCTTTTTTATGTTTTCTAATGGAAAAGTTTATAATACTTTCTTCCTATAATATAAGCATTTTTATATCTTCCATTTCTCTAAAATATGTATTGTTTTATTGGTTGCATCCATCTTCACTTGAACACCTATCGGCATAGTGATCATCGGATGGGTATGACAACAATCAAAGTCAGCTAGTAAAGGGATTCTTTGATTTTGCAGTACTTCTAATAATATTTCGTAAGGTTTGCGATTTGTACCACAATCATCAAATTGCTCATGTTTTCCAAGAATAATGCCTGAAACTTTGTCAAATACACCGTTAATTTTTAGGAATGAAAAGCTTCTTTCAATAGTAGCTGCATCCTTTGAGCTATCCTCAATAAATAGAATATCGCCTTCTTGAATACATGGCATATAAGGGCTGCCCCAAATTCCTTGTATTGTATTTAAGTTGCCCCCAATTACCCGTCCAGTAGCTTGTCCATTTGTCACAGAAATCCAATTATTTGGTCTAAGTTCTTTTTCTTTCGTTTTCTCTTCCCAATTAATAAACTCATCTGACCAAAATAAAGGTTGTTTTATGTTGTAAGGAAGTGCTTGATCATGTAGTAATGTTTCTAAAAAATATTTGTATGTATCATCTACAAAAGGCTCAAATTCTCCAAAGGAGGGGACAAGTGCCGGACCGTAAAATGTAGGAATTCCTGTTTTGGCATATATCCCTAGTAATAAAGCTGTTGCATCTGAATAGCCAATCATTATTTTAGGGTTATTTTGAAAAGCATCATAATCAATATAAGGTAATAGGGAATTAGAATTCATACCGCCAATTGTTGACATGATACAAGATACATTAGGGTTTCTTATTAAAGCATTCAGTTCCTTAGCACGCTCTTGTATACTGCCAGAACGATAATAGTCATATCGCCCTGTTAGCGAACCTTCTAATATATGAAATCCTTTTTGAAGTAAGTAAGATTTTGCACGTTCGAATCTTTTGGGAGAAGTGTAGGTTACTGGTGAAGAAGGTGAGTAAATCCCAATTGTGTCTCCGTATTTTAATGATTTTGGAAGTGGCATTTGTATGAATCCCTTCTATTAAATAGTTTAGCCGCGTGAATTTATTGTTGAATATTCTTATATTTCAGTATCATTGTAACATAAATATATTGAAATATAATTGTTATAGATGAATAAATAGACTTTTTATCTTGACGATATAAAGGGAAAGTTGTTATGGTTGAATGTGAGTGTATAAAAGGTTTGCTAAAGGAGTTTTGAAATGAAGCGGTTAAAATGGGGAAGGATAACGATCCTATTAGTAATTATTTTAGGGATATGTTGGTTCTTATTCCAAGGAACTCAAAAGAGTGTAACAAATGTAGAGGGACAACCTTTACAAGTGGCAGAACTACCTAAAACAGGATTAACTGAAAAAGTAGTGCCACCAAAGTATATACCACCGGAAGTTGATGCAAAAGCAGCTATGATTATTGATGCGAGTAATGGAGATATTATTTATCAACATAATGAAAATGAGGCTTTTGCGCCAGCGGCACAAACAGAAGGGGCAAGAATCCCAGTCCAAGTGAATGACACATTGACTGTTAAAGATTTGTTCCATGCATTAATGATTGAATCAGCAAATAATTCGGCTGTAGCTTTAGCAGAACATATGGCAAAGACGGAGAAAGATTTCGTTCAGCTTATGAATGCAAAAGCGAAGCAGTTAAAAATGTCGGATTATGCAAAATTCGCAAATGCATCAGGACTACAGGAGCCCGATGGAAGTGAGACGAAGATGACAGCTGCTGATGTAGCAAACTTGGCGTATCATCTTATAAAAGATTACCCAGAAATATTAGAAGTGACTCACTTACGTCAAAGTCAGTTAGCATTTAATAATATTAATGTTATAAGTACAAATGATATGTTAAACAAAAATAATAAAGCTTTATATATAGAAGGAATAGACGGATTAAAAACAGGATTCACAGATAGTGCAGGGTATTGTTTTACGGGTACAGCAAAACAAGGTGATACTCGTATTATTACGGTTGTAATGGGAACGAAAGGTAAAACGAAACGTTTTACAGAGACAAATAAGCTAATGACTTATGCATTTGGCTTAGTTAATTAAGTGAAATACTGAGTTGGATCATCATTATATGAAAGGCGATTTATTGTTACGTATTATCAGTAACAATAAATCGCCTTTTTATTTTTAATAGTAGGAAATAAAAAGGTAAAATATGTGAGTGCTATTATTTGAGTTTAGTATTATTTGTTGATAGTATAAAGTTAGAAACTTATTAATGATAAGTTTTGGGGCAGAATATGATGTATACATATGAAAAAGCCTCAAATAACAATTGGAGGGAATTATGATGGCAAAAGATTTTTACTCAGCAATTGAAGACCGAAGATCTATTTATGCGATTAGTAAAGAGCAAGTAGTTTCTGATGAGAAAATTCAAGAAGTGATTTATCATGCTGTAAAACATACACCTTCAGCTTTTAACTCTCAAAGCGCTCGCGTTGTTGTCTTGTTAGGAGAACAACATGATAAGTTATGGGATATTACGAAAGAGACGTTACGAAAAATTGTACCTGAAAATAACTTTGCATCTACTGAAGAAAAAATGAATGCATTTAAAAGTGGTTATGGAACGGTTTTATACTTCGAAGATAATCAAGTAGTGGAAGAGCTACAAGAAAACTTCGCGTTATATAAAGATAATTTTCCAATTTGGTCTCAACAATCCTCAGGAATGTTACAATTTGCAATTTGGACAGCTTTAGAAATCGAAGGATTTGGTGCTACATTGCAGCATTACAATCCACTAATTGATGAAGAAGTGAGAAAAGAATGGGAAGTTCCAGAAAGCTGGAAACTCATTGCGCAAATGCCGTTTGGTAAACCAGTGGTACCTGCAGGGGAAAAAGAATTCCAACCATTAGAAAACTGTGTGAAATTTTATAAATAATATAGAAACGATAAAAGGTGAACAGAAATATAATCTGTTCACCTTTTTTATATGTAATAAGGGTTTTTTTGCTCGGTATTTTTCATCTGATGTTTTAATTCGTTTTTACGTGTTTCAATAGTCGATATTTTTTGTAAGGTGATACATGAAACGAATTGAAAAAAAGCATAGTACAGTTCTATGTTTTTATCTATAGTATTATCTATTATGTTTTTCATAAATATACCCCCTT
This genomic window from Bacillus anthracis str. Vollum contains:
- the cydD gene encoding thiol reductant ABC exporter subunit CydD, which translates into the protein MKRKRGLPSYPGSRVLYVVLTIISILEAFSIIAQTVFLARAITFLFQGEAVQSVLNETVYFGIAFAVRHLLVRISQILVERFAEKTGSLLRKQLIEAYFTLGPRYVQTTGTGHLVTLSIEGIEKFKTYIELTIPKMIRSSIVPGLIVLYVFTLDMESGIILVVTIPIVIVFMILLGLAAQKMADSQYETYRVLSNHFVDTLKGLETLKYLGQSKQHEGKIEKVSKRYRKATMRTLRVAFLSSFALDFFTSLSIAFVAVGLGIRLIDGTIVLLPSLTILILAPEYFLPIKQVGANYHATLDGQLAMEQIEEILQRQKEIGKKESNVDLIWNSSSNLKLQDVKVKNDESEKAILEEIDFTWNGNGAIGVIGESGAGKSTLIDVLAGFLTPSSGKMIVNGVEIDGSTREEWQKNIAYIPQQPYIFPLSLKDNICFYETNTTDEEVERVINEVGLRSLVTSLPNGMYERIGEGGRMLSGGQEQRVAMARALLSKKPIILLDEPTAHLDIETEFEIKQAMLRLFEGKLVFLATHRLHWMKQMDHILILNKGEMIESGTYEELVKNETLHVHRKERG
- the cydC gene encoding thiol reductant ABC exporter subunit CydC encodes the protein MSNWIKPYVQQNKGRMTVTIFLGLLGVSSGAMLLFISGYLISKSALRPENVMAVYVPIVATRAFSIGQAVFHYLERLVGHDVVLRILEKMRTKLYGIVEPQALFFRSRFQTGDMLGVLSEDIEHLQNLYLRTIFPSILALVVYSIFVLVIGSFDVVFALIAGCMLAIIVFLLPFISLLLMKKHHVTLKQGRNRLYQQLTDAVFGLSDWQASGRKDEFIAKYVEQNDQLLKIEKRMKRWNHIRDSIIQLVVGIVVISMIVWTGNEAASELIAPTVIAAFVLMTLSVTNALIPLSDAIDRIPSYVESAHRLNQVEGKDTLQYEEELHGDKEYVASKHIDIELNHVSYSYPDSNEFVLKDVSLQIKAGKKIAILGRSGTGKSTLLKLLTGALSPLHGKVLLNSEHAHTNLLSKYISVLNQKPHLFDTTIGNNVRIGKPEATDEEIWKALEKAQLASHIASLPDGLQTKMHEMGKRFSGGERQRVAFARTLMQEAPIIVLDEPTIGLDPKTELSLIEIMFSATEEKTVIWITHHLVGIEHVDEVIFLDRGQIVMQGSHEQLLKENEKYRQLYELDKGI
- a CDS encoding DUF6376 family protein yields the protein MKIKSILLACIVSIGLMGCSLVEEGKNSLDYAQKATDYVNEISAFANDAPALAEKAVNDSEARKQLETKLSEIKQDIPAFNELTPPDVAKDLHQQIVGYNEKLNTLIDTAMTKIEEGKVDVEQFKNSELMQTVDQVRDLKDKIQNLGQ
- a CDS encoding S66 family peptidase, whose protein sequence is MPLPKSLKYGDTIGIYSPSSPVTYTSPKRFERAKSYLLQKGFHILEGSLTGRYDYYRSGSIQERAKELNALIRNPNVSCIMSTIGGMNSNSLLPYIDYDAFQNNPKIMIGYSDATALLLGIYAKTGIPTFYGPALVPSFGEFEPFVDDTYKYFLETLLHDQALPYNIKQPLFWSDEFINWEEKTKEKELRPNNWISVTNGQATGRVIGGNLNTIQGIWGSPYMPCIQEGDILFIEDSSKDAATIERSFSFLKINGVFDKVSGIILGKHEQFDDCGTNRKPYEILLEVLQNQRIPLLADFDCCHTHPMITMPIGVQVKMDATNKTIHILEKWKI
- a CDS encoding D-alanyl-D-alanine carboxypeptidase family protein, producing the protein MKRLKWGRITILLVIILGICWFLFQGTQKSVTNVEGQPLQVAELPKTGLTEKVVPPKYIPPEVDAKAAMIIDASNGDIIYQHNENEAFAPAAQTEGARIPVQVNDTLTVKDLFHALMIESANNSAVALAEHMAKTEKDFVQLMNAKAKQLKMSDYAKFANASGLQEPDGSETKMTAADVANLAYHLIKDYPEILEVTHLRQSQLAFNNINVISTNDMLNKNNKALYIEGIDGLKTGFTDSAGYCFTGTAKQGDTRIITVVMGTKGKTKRFTETNKLMTYAFGLVN
- a CDS encoding nitroreductase family protein, with amino-acid sequence MMAKDFYSAIEDRRSIYAISKEQVVSDEKIQEVIYHAVKHTPSAFNSQSARVVVLLGEQHDKLWDITKETLRKIVPENNFASTEEKMNAFKSGYGTVLYFEDNQVVEELQENFALYKDNFPIWSQQSSGMLQFAIWTALEIEGFGATLQHYNPLIDEEVRKEWEVPESWKLIAQMPFGKPVVPAGEKEFQPLENCVKFYK